From a region of the Zingiber officinale cultivar Zhangliang chromosome 10B, Zo_v1.1, whole genome shotgun sequence genome:
- the LOC122029044 gene encoding uncharacterized protein LOC122029044: MIKKFIWQHIICWFGIPRLLVSNNGRQFTGRHLREWCEGYGIQQAFASLAYPQSNRQDEVANREILQILQVRLDHIRGSWADELPCVLWAIHTTPKEGTGVTPFHLGYGGEAVIPVKVGVESDRVQQYSEDIAERRLLELDLVDLVGDFVWKKVKPVGDVTKLEAPWARPFKIMEKL; encoded by the exons ATGATTAAGAAATTCATTTGGCAACACATCATATGTTGGTTCGGAATCCCGCGTCTGCTCGTCTCTAACAATGGAAGACAGTTCACCGGACGACATCTCagagaatggtgcgaggggtatgGGATTCAGCAGGCCTTCGCCTCcttagcatatccccaaagcaacagACAAGATGAAGTCGCCAACCGAGAAATTCTACAAATTCTTCaagttcggctcgaccacatcAGAGGCAGCTGGGCAGACGAACTTCCTTGCGTGCTGTGGGCAATCCATACGACTCCAAAGGAGGGGACCGGAGTGACCCCGTTCCACTTGGGttatggaggcgaagcagtcatcccagTTAAAGTCGGGGTTgaatccgatcgggtgcagcAGTATAGCGAGGACATAGCCGAGCGGAGACtcctggagctggacttggtagactTG GTTGGCGACttcgtatggaagaaggtgaagccagtCGGTGATGTCACCAAGCTGGAGGCCCCGTGGGCCAGACCCTTCAAGATCATGGAAAAGCTCTGA